From Tissierellales bacterium, a single genomic window includes:
- a CDS encoding ATP-binding cassette domain-containing protein, giving the protein MIEVNNLTKKYGDIRVINNLSINIKKGCITSFIGPNGAGKSTLLSMISRLIPRTSGDVFIDGKEIREWKDNELAKKISILKQSNHINIRLTVRELISFGRFPYSQGRLNEDDIKFIDRAIDYMELNNMEDKYLEELSGGQRQRAYIAMVLAQDTEYILLDEPLNNLDMKHSVEIMKMLRNLVDQLGKTVIIVIHDINFASWYSDYIVALKDGEIVKADTTREIIDEKVLNRIYDLDFKIQDIENNRICAYF; this is encoded by the coding sequence ATGATTGAAGTTAATAATTTAACCAAAAAATATGGAGATATAAGAGTTATAAATAATTTATCTATAAATATAAAAAAGGGATGTATTACTTCTTTCATTGGGCCTAATGGAGCAGGAAAGAGTACACTGTTGTCCATGATTAGTAGATTGATACCTAGAACTAGTGGGGATGTATTTATAGATGGGAAGGAAATAAGAGAGTGGAAGGATAATGAATTGGCAAAAAAGATATCCATATTAAAACAATCTAACCACATAAATATAAGACTAACTGTTAGAGAATTAATTAGTTTTGGAAGATTTCCCTACAGTCAAGGAAGGCTGAATGAGGATGACATTAAGTTTATAGATAGGGCCATAGATTATATGGAACTTAATAATATGGAAGACAAATATTTAGAAGAATTAAGTGGTGGCCAAAGACAAAGGGCTTATATAGCAATGGTTCTTGCTCAAGATACAGAATACATACTCTTAGATGAACCATTAAACAACTTAGATATGAAGCATTCTGTAGAGATAATGAAAATGTTAAGAAATTTAGTAGACCAATTAGGTAAAACTGTAATAATAGTAATTCACGATATAAACTTTGCTTCTTGGTATTCAGACTATATTGTGGCTTTAAAAGATGGTGAGATAGTAAAAGCGGATACTACTAGAGAAATAATTGATGAAAAAGTTTTAAATAGAATATATGATCTAGATTTTAAGATACAAGATATAGAAAACAATAGAATATGTGCATACTTTTAA